In Scleropages formosus chromosome 10, fSclFor1.1, whole genome shotgun sequence, a single genomic region encodes these proteins:
- the postnb gene encoding periostin, osteoblast specific factor b isoform X1 has product MKLVFAVAFALFALSALDRVDSSAYDKIVTHSRIRARDQGPNVCALQQVEGTKKKYFSTCRNWYHGKICGKKAVVMYECCPGYTKLEGTRGCPAVAPIDHVYGTLGLVGTTTTQKYSETAKLREEIEGPGSYTMFAPSNDAWELLNPTERSSLVNNVNLELYNALHYHMTDSRLLTKDLKDGMMIPSMYLDLDFFINHYPNGVVTVNCARIIHANQVATNGVVHVIDRVIKAVGRTIQDIVENDSELSSLSSIAMDAGLLEKLSERGHFTLFAPTNRAFDKLDREVLRRLKGNKDALRALLNFHLLDSMLCAEAIMVGASYETLEGHNIEIGCDGESLTVNGVKMVLKKDIVATNGVVHLIDEVLIPDSAKQVMELVGPSQAMFADMISELGLSAQMRSNVEYTLLAPFNTVFTQEVLSMEQDELMIMLQNHILKSKVVLSQLYDGQRLETLGGKTLRVFLYRTAVCIENSCLVRGSKEGINGALHLMRTFIKPAVKNMFQILKSSGRFKIFLSLMEAAGLTDILRQEGSYTLFAPTDDAFVGLSQQDIATLKSDADALKTFLLYHFSKGIFIGGGLETGVTNLLSSLQGNYLKVLLINNTISVNSMQLPETDMMATNGVVHFVKTFLYPGDVPVGNQELLSLLQRIIKNIQIKYVPGYRYKEIPVTFIKRVVTRVPDMRRRQRAATGGGSSRPLPVTRVIQGPTTKITRVIGRGSQQ; this is encoded by the exons GGTGGTGATGTACGAATGTTGTCCAGGATACACGAAGCTGGAGGGGACGCGAGGTTGCCCTGCAG TGGCTCCCATTGACCATGTGTATGGCACACTGGGTCTGGTTGGCACCACTACCACCCAGAAATACTCTGAGACCGCAAAGCTGAGAGAAGAGATCGAGGGCCCTGGCTCCTACACCATGTTTGCCCCCAGCAATGATGCTTGGGAGCTTTTAAACCCT ACAGAAAGGAGCTCCTTGGTGAACAACGTGAATCTCGAACTCTATAATGCTCTCCATTACCATATGACTGACAGCCGACTGCTCACCAAAGACCTGAAGGATGGCATGATGATCCCGTCTATGTATCTTGACCTTGACTTTTTCATCAATCACTACCCTAATGGG GTAGTGACGGTGAATTGTGCCAGGATCATCCATGCCAATCAGGTGGCCACCAATGGAGTGGTGCACGTCATCGACCGTGTCATCAAAGCTGTGGGCAGAACCATCCAGGACATCGTTGAAAATGACTCAGAGCTCTCCTCCCTGAGC TCCATAGCCATGGATGCTGGCCTGCTGGAAAAGCTGAGCGAGCGGGGACACTTCACCTTGTTCGCACCGACCAATCGCGCCTTTGATAAGCTCGACAGAGAGGTCCTGAGGAGACTGAAGGGAAATAAAGATGCCCTCAGAG ccctgctcAACTTCCACCTTCTGGACTCCATGTTGTGCGCTGAGGCCATCATGGTTGGCGCTTCCTACGAGACACTGGAAGGCCACAACATTGAGATAGGCTGTGATGGTGAGAGTCTAACCGTCAACGGGGTCAAGATGGTGCTGAAGAAGGACATTGTCGCTACCAACGGTGTTGTCCACCTGATTGATGAAGTGCTTATACCAGACTCAG CCAAACAGGTGATGGAGCTTGTTGGGCCCTCGCAGGCCATGTTTGCCGACATGATATCTGAGCTTGGCCTGTCAGCCCAGATGAGATCCAATGTGGAATACACCCTCCTGGCCCCATTCAATACAGTCTTCACTC AGGAAGTGTTATCCATGGAACAGGATGAGCTTATGATCATGCTACAGAATCACATCCTAAAGAGTAAGGTGGTCCTGAGCCAGCTGTATGATGGCCAGCGCCTGGAGACCCTTGGAGGCAAAACTCTGAGGGTGTTTCTTTATCGTACG GCCGTTTGCATTGAGAATTCTTGCTTGGTAAGGGGCAGCAAGGAGGGCATCAATGGTGCCTTGCACCTCATGAGGACCTTCATCAAGCCAGCTGTGAAGAATATGTTCCAGATCCTGAAGAGTTCTGGGCGCTTCAA GATCTTCTTGTCCCTTATGGAGGCCGCAGGCTTGACTGATATCCTGCGACAGGAGGGCAGCTACACTCTCTTTGCCCCCACAGATGATGCATTTGTGGGTCTGAGCCAGCAAGACATTGCAACACTGAAAA GTGACGCTGATGCACTGAAGACCTTCCTGCTGTACCACTTCAGCAAAGGCATCTTTATCGGTGGAGGACTAGAAACCGGAGTCACCAACCTGCTCAGCTCTCTGCAGGGGAATTATCTCAAAGTGCTCCTT ATTAACAACACCATTTCGGTGAACTCCATGCAGTTACCTGAAACAGACATGATGGCGACAAATGGAGTGGTTCATTTTGTCAAAACCTTTCTTTATCCTGGAG ATGTGCCAGTGGGAAACCAGGAGCTGCTAAGTCTTCTGCAGAGAATCATTAAGAACATTCAGATCAAG TATGTCCCTGGATACAGATACAAGGAGATTCCTGTTACCTTCATAA AACGAGTTGTCACCCGTGTCCCAG ATATGCGACGCAGGCAACGGGCCGCTACTGGGGGCGGGTCTTCCCGTCCCCTTCCAG TTACTAGGGTGATTCAAGGGCCAACCACTAAGATCACGAGGGTCATCGGAAGAGGGTCACAACAGTGA